In Candidatus Cloacimonadaceae bacterium, one DNA window encodes the following:
- a CDS encoding transposase yields MIKFEVLSEGLYLERSELWISDEHDGLIKSIEECFPGQQRQRCIIHWMRNAQSKVSKADLVWLMPLLKDVVCSGTKESFELAWKELIKVVETKGRDRLSEWLDSTYLEITVYLEFPPAHWTKIKCTNSLERLNEELRRREKCIRIFPDENSCNRLIGAILQGYSEDWTCGKIYLTMPTISPSTISPFTISLTYLLYKPITPSIPKPVTTSH; encoded by the coding sequence ATGATCAAATTTGAAGTTTTAAGTGAGGGTTTATACTTGGAGCGTAGCGAGCTTTGGATAAGCGATGAGCACGATGGACTGATTAAATCCATTGAAGAATGTTTCCCGGGACAGCAAAGACAGCGTTGTATAATCCACTGGATGCGAAACGCTCAGTCTAAAGTATCAAAAGCTGACCTTGTGTGGTTGATGCCCTTATTGAAAGATGTAGTGTGTTCAGGCACAAAGGAATCCTTTGAATTAGCCTGGAAAGAGCTGATAAAGGTAGTTGAAACCAAAGGAAGGGATAGGCTAAGCGAATGGCTGGATAGCACTTACCTCGAGATAACGGTTTATCTGGAATTTCCCCCGGCGCATTGGACAAAGATTAAATGCACCAACTCACTTGAACGGCTGAATGAGGAACTCAGGCGCAGAGAAAAGTGTATTCGCATTTTCCCTGATGAGAATAGTTGCAATAGGTTGATCGGAGCTATACTACAAGGATACTCCGAAGATTGGACATGCGGTAAGATATATCTGACAATGCCTACTATCTCACCCTCTACTATCTCACCCTTTACTATCTCCCTAACCTACCTCTTATACAAGCCCATAACTCCCTCAATTCCCAAACCCGTAACTACCTCACATTAA
- a CDS encoding polysaccharide deacetylase family protein: MEAGHLRMWRNSHRVLYYHQIGDKRSTVCAGGISQRQFEAQIRFLSKAGFRFVSLSEAIQDTCGKKPTISITTDDGLSCNHEFIFPILKKYRVPLTMFLIGKCIDNRAMAWNHKLLAIRTANSPQLIEQRLFDLKDDFKLPEETDLGKRLFGVEMEEKDAFTDVLWKALMQVSQEEFLAQNKPFLTLEQVKELCTAGTEIGSHSFSHPDFSRLSFGQMKLELDQTDEVFRSLAIPMQRLFSFPYGRLCKLNEMHRLAKDANLGMCCGGRFKSSDNQPGNLLWQRQKMELSPFSAFGELLVKPPLRYLKDRYQPERDR; the protein is encoded by the coding sequence ATGGAAGCGGGGCACTTGAGAATGTGGCGAAACTCTCACCGGGTACTCTATTATCATCAGATCGGAGACAAGCGTAGCACTGTCTGTGCCGGAGGCATCAGTCAAAGACAGTTTGAAGCGCAGATCAGGTTTCTCTCCAAAGCCGGATTCCGGTTCGTGTCCCTTTCCGAGGCTATTCAGGACACATGTGGGAAAAAGCCCACAATCAGCATTACCACGGATGATGGTCTGTCGTGCAACCATGAATTCATCTTTCCCATCCTGAAAAAGTACCGCGTTCCGCTCACGATGTTTCTGATCGGAAAGTGCATCGACAACCGGGCAATGGCTTGGAATCATAAGCTATTGGCTATTCGCACGGCAAATTCTCCGCAACTGATCGAGCAACGCCTGTTTGATCTGAAAGACGATTTTAAGCTCCCCGAAGAGACCGATCTGGGCAAGCGTTTGTTTGGCGTTGAAATGGAGGAAAAAGACGCCTTCACGGATGTTTTATGGAAAGCTCTGATGCAGGTATCTCAGGAGGAGTTTCTGGCTCAAAACAAGCCATTTCTCACCTTGGAACAAGTGAAAGAGCTTTGCACCGCAGGGACGGAAATCGGCTCCCACAGCTTTTCGCATCCAGACTTTTCCCGCTTGAGTTTTGGACAGATGAAGCTGGAACTGGATCAAACCGATGAAGTATTTCGATCCCTGGCGATTCCGATGCAGCGTTTGTTCTCCTTTCCCTATGGCAGGCTCTGCAAATTGAACGAGATGCATAGACTCGCCAAAGATGCCAATCTCGGCATGTGCTGCGGCGGGCGGTTCAAAAGCAGCGACAATCAACCCGGGAATCTCCTCTGGCAAAGGCAGAAGATGGAACTCAGCCCCTTTTCCGCATTCGGGGAATTGCTGGTAAAACCTCCGTTGCGCTATCTTAAAGACCGGTACCAACCGGAACGTGATAGATGA
- a CDS encoding nucleotide sugar dehydrogenase encodes MPLLQAIKDKSVKIGVVGLGYVGLPMAVTVAKKGFEVIGFEVSQYAIEHVNAGKNYIGDVTDQDLIDVVNAGKLFATADYSRMKEVNIVLIAVPTPLDLYHQPDTTYIEGSTKSMAAHLNKDTLVVLESTTYPGTTREIIVPELEKAGFVVGKDVFVAFSPERVDPGNETYKTHNTPKVIGGMTPKCNEIAGLFYESILDASVHLVSSPEVAEMEKIYENTFRNINIALANEMAVLCDRMGISIWEVVDAAKTKPYGFMAFYPGPGVGGHCIPIDPFYLTWKAREYDFHTRLIELAGEINIAMPEFVVQRSIRILNKQGVAISRAKILLLGAAYKRDIQDMRESPIEGVITHLEGYKADFEIHDPYVPEFHHEKNDKMYQTVSLGNLKKYDLIIVITDHSNVDYQKIADSGVAILDTRNAFKNIKADNIELM; translated from the coding sequence ATGCCATTATTACAAGCCATCAAGGACAAAAGCGTGAAGATCGGAGTGGTCGGTTTGGGCTACGTGGGTTTGCCAATGGCGGTCACGGTTGCCAAAAAAGGGTTTGAAGTCATCGGCTTTGAAGTCAGCCAATATGCGATCGAGCACGTCAATGCCGGTAAGAACTATATCGGAGACGTGACGGATCAGGATCTGATCGACGTCGTCAATGCCGGGAAGCTTTTCGCGACAGCGGATTATAGCAGAATGAAGGAAGTGAACATCGTTCTCATCGCCGTTCCGACTCCGTTGGATCTCTATCATCAACCGGACACCACCTACATCGAAGGCAGCACAAAGTCCATGGCGGCGCATCTGAACAAGGATACTTTGGTCGTCTTGGAAAGCACCACTTATCCCGGAACCACACGTGAGATCATCGTTCCTGAGCTTGAAAAAGCCGGATTTGTGGTCGGCAAAGACGTGTTTGTCGCTTTTTCGCCCGAGCGAGTCGATCCGGGCAACGAAACCTACAAGACTCACAACACGCCAAAGGTGATCGGTGGCATGACTCCCAAATGCAACGAAATCGCCGGGCTTTTCTATGAAAGCATCCTGGACGCGTCCGTGCACTTGGTTTCTTCTCCCGAAGTGGCAGAAATGGAAAAGATTTATGAAAACACTTTCCGCAACATCAACATCGCCCTTGCCAACGAAATGGCCGTGCTCTGTGATCGCATGGGGATCAGCATCTGGGAAGTGGTCGATGCCGCCAAGACCAAACCCTATGGCTTTATGGCATTTTATCCGGGACCGGGTGTCGGTGGACATTGCATTCCCATCGATCCCTTCTATCTGACCTGGAAAGCCAGGGAATACGATTTTCACACCCGCCTGATCGAGCTCGCGGGAGAGATCAATATCGCCATGCCGGAATTTGTCGTCCAGCGCTCCATCCGCATTCTGAACAAACAAGGCGTCGCCATTTCCAGAGCAAAGATTCTGCTTTTGGGCGCCGCCTACAAGCGCGATATTCAGGATATGCGGGAATCACCCATCGAAGGCGTGATCACCCATCTGGAAGGCTACAAAGCGGATTTTGAGATTCACGATCCCTATGTTCCGGAATTTCATCACGAAAAGAACGATAAGATGTATCAGACGGTATCTTTGGGCAACTTGAAGAAATATGACCTGATCATCGTGATTACGGATCACTCCAATGTCGATTATCAAAAGATAGCCGATTCCGGAGTGGCGATCCTCGATACCAGAAACGCCTTCAAGAACATCAAAGCGGATAATATCGAACTGATGTGA
- a CDS encoding glutamate mutase L, which produces MRSTMPFLVLSDIGSTTTKAILLDTRGTIPKLIGLSHAATTVEYPLSDVRYGIIEALKNLEQQTGNKLLRDGVLAPELAFAEDVSYLTTSSAGGGLQILVIGLTLFDSASSAKRAAYGAGGVILDTFAVDDKRQAMEQMLAMRNLHPDMILLCGGTDGGAVSGVLRLAEIVRIAAPEPKFDAAGKIPAIYAGNRDAASLIEKLISQDFDLHILPNLRPDMEMENLEPTQDKIQQLFMENVMEHAPGYTNLLPLVASQIIPTPVGVQNALSLAAGKEKLNIFAFDIGGATTDVFSYINTHIQRTVSANLGMSYSALNVLKECGAENLMRWLPNDIDESDLRNYIANKTINPTSNPRTSNEYRIEHALAREALAMALVQHRQMHYNTGKLGYMDKLKNAEYDKYEMIFEYMREERKYVFSHSGVDVLMGAGGIFAHAQNHAQCALILIDSFRPKGITEIWIDRRFISPHLGVLSEVDPTAASHLMARDCIEKLALHIAPVFSPKQKKAVMRISISETGKCTKLEVKADEFHYFHAGEKSIQIELLNQASIGKTEKRTGFSTFLPLIIDTRLDPSKRRNEAETKLKAYETDGIEAMESPLSLIKPVLKDEEWIRRVKLPYKGEINVSVGDKVSPDDVVAVNRFNPPRLYILDAILQYRLESFDIRRSVIKQVGDSLDFDEVYAIIPDDVKLSLHMRHSRKLHCPVRGKIEFLDESTGIMVLSEIQDYSGKPMNIDLAEKLMLEPRRAARYAVKNIGDFVYRNDVLAKRVERSSSSTMPAFVRAPITGTITKLDRATGQMTIQYLHKPLEFQAHVSGTVLSAKPGEELSISYSGKRLEGKIGFGKVCHGSLKLIRTSEELCVADIRDKILALSFSPDSRHLADIAKAGGRGVICSMIQASQLVRFLSFEPGVINTGFESIPLSIMLLEGFGDQPMPQTWIDIFSGFQSCFLDPHTRIRAGVVRPFICFY; this is translated from the coding sequence ATGAGATCGACGATGCCTTTTCTGGTGCTGAGTGACATCGGCAGCACCACCACCAAAGCCATTTTATTGGACACCCGGGGCACAATCCCGAAACTGATCGGGCTCAGCCATGCCGCCACAACGGTGGAGTATCCTCTTTCGGACGTGCGCTATGGCATCATCGAAGCGTTAAAAAATCTCGAACAACAAACCGGCAACAAATTGCTGCGCGATGGAGTTTTGGCTCCCGAACTTGCTTTTGCAGAAGACGTTTCCTATCTGACCACGAGCAGCGCGGGCGGAGGTTTGCAGATTTTGGTGATCGGGCTAACGTTGTTTGATTCCGCCAGCAGTGCCAAGCGCGCCGCATACGGTGCCGGCGGAGTGATCCTGGATACCTTTGCAGTTGACGATAAACGTCAGGCAATGGAACAGATGCTCGCCATGCGCAACCTGCATCCGGACATGATTTTGCTCTGCGGAGGAACGGATGGAGGAGCAGTATCTGGAGTGCTGCGTTTGGCGGAGATTGTTCGCATCGCCGCTCCGGAACCCAAATTCGATGCCGCCGGAAAGATTCCAGCCATCTATGCCGGCAACCGGGATGCAGCTTCTTTGATCGAGAAACTGATCAGCCAGGATTTTGATCTGCATATTCTGCCAAATCTCCGTCCCGACATGGAAATGGAAAACCTCGAACCGACACAGGACAAGATACAGCAACTTTTCATGGAAAACGTGATGGAACACGCGCCCGGCTATACAAATCTGCTTCCTTTGGTAGCATCGCAGATCATTCCCACTCCGGTGGGTGTGCAAAATGCTCTTTCGCTCGCGGCGGGAAAGGAAAAGCTCAATATCTTTGCCTTCGACATTGGCGGGGCGACCACAGACGTCTTTTCTTACATCAACACCCATATTCAGCGAACCGTGAGCGCCAACCTCGGTATGAGCTACAGCGCCTTGAACGTGCTGAAGGAATGCGGCGCTGAGAATCTGATGAGATGGCTGCCCAATGACATAGACGAATCGGACTTGCGCAACTATATCGCCAACAAGACGATCAATCCGACCTCCAATCCCCGCACGAGCAATGAATACCGCATCGAGCACGCCCTGGCACGAGAAGCGTTAGCCATGGCACTTGTCCAACACCGGCAGATGCATTACAACACCGGCAAGCTCGGCTATATGGACAAACTCAAGAATGCCGAGTATGATAAATATGAGATGATCTTCGAATATATGCGGGAAGAGAGAAAGTACGTGTTTTCTCATAGCGGCGTCGATGTGTTGATGGGAGCCGGAGGCATCTTTGCCCACGCGCAGAACCATGCTCAATGCGCGCTGATCCTGATCGATTCCTTTCGCCCCAAAGGCATCACGGAAATCTGGATCGACCGCCGGTTCATCTCTCCTCATCTGGGAGTGTTGAGCGAGGTCGATCCCACTGCTGCAAGCCATCTGATGGCAAGAGATTGCATCGAAAAACTGGCACTGCATATTGCTCCGGTATTTTCTCCCAAACAAAAAAAAGCGGTGATGCGGATATCAATATCGGAAACGGGGAAATGCACAAAGCTGGAGGTCAAGGCAGATGAATTTCACTATTTCCACGCCGGCGAGAAATCCATCCAGATCGAGCTGCTGAATCAGGCGTCCATCGGCAAAACGGAAAAACGAACCGGCTTTTCCACTTTTCTGCCACTCATTATCGATACGAGACTCGATCCCTCAAAACGGAGAAACGAAGCAGAGACAAAGCTGAAAGCTTATGAAACGGACGGCATAGAAGCAATGGAAAGCCCTCTTTCTTTGATCAAACCTGTGCTGAAAGACGAAGAATGGATCAGGCGCGTCAAGCTGCCCTATAAAGGTGAGATCAACGTTTCCGTGGGCGATAAAGTGTCCCCGGATGACGTCGTTGCGGTCAATCGCTTCAATCCCCCGCGGCTCTATATCTTAGACGCGATTCTGCAATATCGGCTCGAGTCGTTTGACATCCGGCGTTCCGTGATCAAGCAAGTGGGAGATTCCCTTGATTTTGACGAAGTTTATGCCATTATCCCTGATGATGTCAAGCTGTCTTTGCACATGAGACATTCCCGCAAATTGCATTGTCCGGTGCGTGGGAAGATCGAGTTTCTGGATGAAAGCACCGGTATTATGGTGCTATCCGAGATCCAGGATTATTCTGGCAAACCAATGAATATCGATCTGGCGGAAAAACTGATGCTGGAACCCAGGCGCGCGGCACGCTATGCAGTAAAAAACATCGGCGACTTCGTCTATCGCAACGATGTGCTTGCCAAGCGGGTAGAACGTTCAAGCAGCTCTACCATGCCCGCTTTCGTGCGCGCTCCGATCACGGGAACGATCACGAAGTTGGATCGCGCAACCGGGCAAATGACCATCCAATACCTGCATAAACCACTGGAATTTCAAGCTCATGTAAGCGGAACAGTGCTATCGGCAAAACCCGGAGAGGAACTCAGCATCTCCTATTCAGGCAAGCGTTTGGAAGGAAAGATCGGCTTTGGAAAAGTGTGCCATGGTTCCCTGAAATTGATCCGAACCTCCGAGGAACTATGCGTTGCCGATATCCGGGACAAGATTCTTGCTTTGTCATTTAGCCCGGATTCCCGGCATCTTGCTGATATTGCCAAAGCCGGTGGCAGAGGAGTGATATGCTCCATGATCCAAGCCTCGCAGCTTGTCCGATTCCTATCTTTCGAACCGGGAGTGATCAACACCGGCTTTGAAAGCATCCCTTTGAGCATCATGCTCTTGGAAGGCTTCGGGGATCAACCAATGCCCCAGACGTGGATCGACATATTCAGCGGCTTCCAAAGCTGCTTTCTCGATCCTCACACCCGTATCCGGGCAGGAGTAGTGAGACCCTTTATCTGCTTTTATTGA